A genome region from Micromonospora peucetia includes the following:
- a CDS encoding MBL fold metallo-hydrolase, translated as MLVAGFPADVFGTNCYVVAAGPGEQCVVVDPGIGVLDRLDALLAEHRLHPAAVLLTHGHIDHTFSVAPVCGARGITAYVHPGDREMLADPAKGLSADLSSLFGGRLPYTEPEDVAELADGATLALAGLEITVDHAPGHTGGSVIFRLPAAGSLWEADQLCLSGDVLFAGSIGRTDLPGGSMTRMVTSLRDKILPLADDTVVLPGHGPATTIGRERASNPYLVEVAAGGAHPAVPARGL; from the coding sequence GTGCTCGTGGCCGGCTTTCCCGCGGACGTCTTCGGCACCAACTGCTACGTGGTCGCCGCCGGGCCGGGGGAACAGTGCGTGGTGGTCGATCCCGGCATCGGGGTGCTCGACCGGCTCGACGCCCTGCTGGCCGAGCATCGGCTGCACCCGGCTGCCGTCCTGCTCACCCATGGCCATATCGACCACACCTTCTCGGTGGCGCCGGTCTGCGGCGCGCGCGGCATCACCGCGTACGTGCACCCGGGCGACCGGGAGATGCTCGCCGACCCGGCCAAGGGGCTGTCGGCGGATCTCAGCTCGCTCTTCGGCGGGCGGCTGCCGTACACCGAGCCGGAGGATGTCGCCGAGCTGGCCGACGGCGCCACGCTCGCCCTCGCCGGGTTGGAGATCACCGTCGACCACGCCCCGGGCCATACCGGCGGGTCGGTGATCTTCCGGCTGCCGGCTGCCGGCTCGCTGTGGGAGGCGGATCAGCTCTGCCTCTCCGGCGACGTCCTGTTCGCCGGCTCCATCGGCCGCACCGACCTGCCGGGCGGCAGCATGACGAGGATGGTCACCAGCCTCCGGGACAAGATTCTCCCGCTGGCCGACGACACCGTCGTGCTGCCCGGCCACGGCCCCGCGACCACCATCGGCCGCGAGCGCGCGAGCAACCCGTACCTCGTCGAGGTGGCGGCTGGCGGCGCGCACCCGGCCGTCCCCGCCCGCGGCCTGTAA
- a CDS encoding peptidylprolyl isomerase, translated as MASSRDRQRKMARAKLDRQLARRAAAAKRRRQIQAGVGVAVVLVLIVAGSAWALGAFDDDPKENTAAEDVCLWTPQDASTNTNLKDVGTPATEGLPTDGVRPMTVTTNQGAPITVELDLAGSPCGAASIAHLASRSFYDNTKCHEITAEGAVRCGDPSGTGLGGPTYSFYDENVPTAPSPSASPAAGQPATYPKGTVAMVANPPGANGSQFLMFFKDFTTADPKFPIIGRITGGIDVVEKIGAKPTVDNGTGAKVKPKDDDVVVQSVTVGEPGAQVNSTATPSASGAPASSPSAG; from the coding sequence GTGGCTTCCAGCAGGGACCGGCAGCGCAAAATGGCGCGTGCCAAGCTCGACCGGCAACTCGCCCGCCGAGCCGCCGCCGCCAAGCGTCGACGGCAGATCCAGGCCGGTGTCGGCGTCGCTGTCGTCCTCGTGCTGATCGTGGCCGGTTCGGCGTGGGCACTTGGCGCCTTCGACGACGACCCGAAGGAGAACACGGCCGCCGAGGACGTCTGCCTGTGGACCCCGCAGGATGCCTCCACGAACACCAACCTCAAGGACGTCGGCACCCCGGCCACCGAAGGGCTGCCCACCGACGGCGTACGCCCGATGACGGTCACCACCAACCAGGGTGCGCCGATCACCGTCGAACTCGACCTCGCCGGCTCCCCGTGTGGGGCGGCGAGCATCGCGCACCTGGCCAGCCGGTCGTTCTACGACAACACCAAGTGCCACGAGATCACCGCCGAGGGCGCGGTGCGCTGCGGTGACCCGAGCGGCACCGGGCTCGGCGGCCCCACCTACTCGTTCTACGACGAGAACGTCCCCACCGCGCCGTCGCCGTCGGCGAGCCCCGCGGCCGGCCAGCCCGCGACCTACCCGAAGGGCACGGTCGCGATGGTCGCCAACCCGCCGGGTGCCAACGGCAGCCAGTTCCTGATGTTCTTCAAGGACTTCACCACGGCCGACCCGAAGTTCCCGATCATCGGCCGGATCACCGGTGGGATCGACGTGGTGGAGAAGATCGGTGCCAAGCCGACCGTGGACAATGGGACCGGGGCCAAGGTCAAGCCCAAGGACGACGACGTGGTCGTCCAGAGCGTGACCGTCGGTGAGCCCGGGGCGCAGGTGAACTCGACGGCGACGCCGTCCGCTTCGGGCGCTCCGGCGTCCAGCCCGAGCGCCGGCTGA
- a CDS encoding peptidylprolyl isomerase — MTSTRERQRAAARARLEKEMAERAARARKRRQTQAIVGAASVLVLVVAGTVWLVTSLGDDDKTDTAGPAAGNVQCAWNEVPADQRSPQIKDVGLPAAQQSNTGTQTLTLDTNLGPITATVDRSAVPCTAGSFTHLAEKNFFDNSKCHRLVTEGIKVLQCGDPSATGKGWRETDGTGGPSYRLAEENLPTDKRPPYPEGVIAMAKSSQPGSTGSQFFIVYGDSPLDPSYTVLGTITGGMDIVKQVAAAGDDKAFAQQAGGGHPKKEVTIKKLTMSAPQG, encoded by the coding sequence GTGACGTCCACCAGAGAGCGGCAGCGCGCGGCAGCGCGTGCCCGGCTCGAGAAGGAGATGGCCGAGCGCGCGGCCAGGGCCCGCAAGCGCCGGCAGACCCAGGCGATCGTGGGGGCCGCCTCGGTCCTGGTGCTCGTCGTCGCCGGCACGGTCTGGCTCGTTACCAGCCTCGGCGACGACGACAAGACCGACACCGCCGGCCCGGCGGCCGGCAATGTGCAGTGCGCCTGGAACGAGGTCCCCGCCGACCAGCGGAGCCCGCAGATCAAGGACGTCGGGCTGCCGGCCGCACAGCAGTCGAACACGGGCACCCAGACGTTGACGCTCGACACCAACCTGGGCCCCATCACCGCCACGGTCGACCGTTCGGCGGTGCCGTGCACCGCGGGCAGCTTCACCCACCTGGCGGAGAAGAACTTCTTCGACAACAGCAAGTGCCACCGTCTGGTGACCGAGGGCATCAAGGTGCTCCAGTGCGGTGACCCGAGCGCGACGGGCAAGGGCTGGCGGGAGACCGACGGCACCGGTGGCCCGAGCTACCGGCTCGCCGAGGAGAACCTGCCCACCGACAAGCGCCCCCCGTACCCGGAGGGCGTGATCGCGATGGCCAAATCCAGCCAGCCGGGCAGCACGGGCAGCCAGTTCTTCATCGTCTACGGCGACTCCCCGCTGGACCCGAGCTACACCGTCCTTGGCACCATCACGGGCGGCATGGACATCGTCAAGCAGGTCGCGGCGGCAGGCGACGACAAGGCGTTCGCGCAGCAGGCCGGTGGCGGCCACCCGAAGAAGGAAGTCACCATCAAGAAGCTCACCATGAGCGCCCCGCAGGGCTGA
- a CDS encoding RelA/SpoT family protein, with amino-acid sequence MAARNGDAPAREAGSGATGTAEPVRPDRPGATAGGAGTAAEGVVLPFPGDGAGDPLPSAGFALSTAPTGRRVRARLARFNAPWQSSQVSEVLEPLISTHRDAHPKADARLLQRAFDTAARWHSGQYRKSGDPYITHPLAVATILANLGMDTTTLVAALLHDTIEDTEYTLDQMRADFGGEVALLVDGVTKLDKVKLGDAAKAETIRKMVVAMAKDPRVLVIKLADRLHNMRTLTFLPRPKQEQKAKETLEILAPLAHRLGMNTIKWELEDLAFGTLFPKRYEEINRLIGEHQPQREALLRQVTQKVQTDLKAAKIKAETTGRPKHLYSIYQKMIVRGRDFNDIYDLVGVRILVDTVRDCYAALGVIHANWQPVPGRFKDYIAMPKFNMYQSLHTTVIGPTGKPVEMQIRTYAMHRTAEFGIAAHWKYKEHKGTQIVGPPAHIDEMTWLRQLLDWQREAADPSEFLDALRFDLSSQEVYVFTPKGDVIPLPTGSTPVDFAYAVHTEVGHKCIGARVNGKLVPLESTLSNGDVIEIFTSKSETAGPTQDWLGFVKSPRARTKIRQYFNKERREEAIEAGKDSIVKAMRKQGMPLQRMLTSDALMSIARDLHLADVASLYAAVGDSQVSAQSVVQKLMAAYGGEEGAAEDIAETAVATRPPRSRQSSADPGVVVRGVSDVWIKLARCCTPVPPDSVFGFVTRSGGVSVHRDDCANAEDLRAQIERVVEVSWKLTSASTFLVAIQVEALDRHKLLADVTRVLSEERVNILSATVTTTRDRVAVSRFSFEMADPKHLGHLLAAVRKVDGVFDAYRVTSGA; translated from the coding sequence GTGGCCGCACGGAACGGTGACGCGCCAGCCCGGGAGGCGGGATCCGGCGCGACCGGCACGGCTGAGCCCGTACGCCCCGACAGGCCGGGCGCGACAGCGGGTGGCGCGGGCACGGCGGCCGAGGGGGTCGTGCTCCCGTTCCCCGGCGACGGAGCCGGCGATCCCCTGCCGAGCGCCGGTTTCGCGCTCTCCACCGCGCCCACCGGCCGCAGGGTCCGGGCGCGGCTGGCGAGGTTCAACGCGCCGTGGCAGTCATCGCAGGTCAGTGAGGTTCTGGAACCGCTGATCTCGACCCATCGGGACGCCCACCCCAAGGCCGACGCACGGCTGCTCCAGCGCGCCTTCGACACCGCGGCACGCTGGCACTCCGGGCAGTACCGCAAGTCCGGCGACCCCTACATCACCCACCCGCTGGCGGTGGCCACGATCCTGGCCAACCTCGGGATGGACACCACCACCCTGGTGGCCGCGCTCCTGCACGACACCATCGAGGACACGGAATACACCCTCGACCAGATGCGGGCCGACTTCGGCGGCGAGGTGGCGCTGCTGGTCGACGGGGTGACCAAGCTCGACAAGGTCAAGCTGGGCGACGCGGCCAAGGCCGAGACGATCCGCAAGATGGTCGTGGCGATGGCCAAGGACCCGCGGGTGCTGGTGATCAAGCTGGCCGACCGGCTGCACAACATGCGCACCCTCACCTTCCTGCCCCGCCCGAAGCAGGAGCAGAAGGCGAAGGAGACGCTGGAGATCCTGGCCCCGCTGGCCCACCGGCTGGGTATGAACACGATCAAGTGGGAGTTGGAGGATCTCGCCTTCGGGACGCTCTTCCCGAAGCGCTACGAGGAGATCAACCGGCTGATCGGGGAGCACCAGCCGCAGCGCGAGGCGCTGCTGCGCCAGGTGACCCAGAAGGTGCAGACCGACCTGAAGGCCGCCAAGATCAAGGCGGAGACCACCGGGCGGCCGAAGCACCTCTACTCGATCTACCAGAAGATGATCGTGCGGGGTCGCGACTTCAACGACATCTACGACCTGGTCGGGGTGCGGATCCTGGTCGACACGGTGCGGGACTGCTACGCCGCGCTGGGCGTGATCCACGCCAACTGGCAGCCGGTGCCGGGCCGGTTCAAGGACTACATCGCGATGCCCAAGTTCAACATGTACCAGTCGTTGCACACGACGGTCATCGGGCCCACCGGCAAGCCGGTGGAGATGCAGATCCGCACGTACGCGATGCACCGCACCGCCGAGTTCGGCATCGCTGCGCACTGGAAGTACAAGGAGCACAAGGGCACCCAGATCGTCGGTCCGCCGGCGCACATCGACGAGATGACCTGGCTGCGTCAGCTGCTGGACTGGCAGCGGGAGGCGGCCGACCCGAGCGAGTTCCTCGACGCGCTGCGCTTCGACCTGTCCAGCCAGGAGGTGTACGTCTTCACCCCGAAGGGTGACGTCATCCCGCTGCCGACCGGGTCGACGCCGGTGGACTTCGCGTACGCGGTGCACACCGAGGTGGGGCACAAGTGCATCGGGGCGCGGGTCAACGGCAAGCTGGTGCCGTTGGAGTCGACGCTGTCCAACGGCGACGTGATCGAGATATTCACGTCGAAGTCGGAGACGGCCGGTCCGACGCAGGACTGGCTGGGCTTCGTCAAGAGCCCGCGGGCGCGGACGAAGATCCGCCAGTACTTCAACAAGGAGCGGCGCGAGGAGGCGATCGAGGCCGGTAAGGACTCGATCGTCAAGGCGATGCGCAAGCAGGGCATGCCGTTGCAGCGGATGCTCACCTCCGACGCGCTGATGTCGATCGCCCGGGACCTGCACCTGGCCGACGTGGCCTCCCTCTACGCCGCAGTCGGCGACAGTCAGGTCTCCGCCCAGTCGGTGGTGCAGAAGCTGATGGCCGCGTACGGCGGCGAGGAGGGCGCGGCGGAGGACATCGCCGAGACCGCCGTCGCCACCCGTCCGCCCCGCAGCCGGCAGAGCAGCGCCGATCCCGGCGTGGTGGTACGCGGGGTCAGCGACGTGTGGATCAAGCTGGCGCGCTGCTGCACGCCCGTGCCGCCGGACTCGGTCTTCGGTTTCGTCACCCGCTCCGGCGGCGTGAGCGTGCACCGGGACGACTGCGCCAACGCCGAGGACCTGCGCGCGCAGATCGAGCGGGTGGTCGAGGTGAGCTGGAAGCTCACCTCCGCGTCGACGTTCCTGGTCGCCATCCAGGTCGAGGCGCTGGACCGGCACAAGCTGCTCGCCGACGTGACCAGGGTGCTCTCCGAGGAGCGGGTGAACATCCTCTCCGCGACGGTCACCACCACCCGCGACCGGGTGGCGGTGAGCCGGTTCAGCTTCGAGATGGCCGACCCGAAGCACCTGGGCCACCTGCTGGCGGCGGTCCGCAAGGTCGACGGCGTCTTCGACGCCTACCGCGTCACCTCCGGCGCCTGA
- a CDS encoding adenine phosphoribosyltransferase, with protein MTETHSTVVRGDSGSEAAELVASRVLDVPDFPKPGVMFKDLMPLFADGDAFREVIDGIIAYHGRDSFDVVVGIEARGFVVAAAIAYATGIGVVPVRKAGKLPRPAYSASYALEYGEATLEVHEDAFTAGHRVLVVDDVLATGGTAEATLDLVERAGGTVAGFTVLLELALLGGRERLAPRPVHALLTV; from the coding sequence GTGACGGAGACCCACAGCACCGTGGTACGGGGAGACAGCGGCTCGGAAGCCGCCGAGCTGGTCGCAAGCCGGGTGCTCGACGTGCCCGACTTTCCCAAGCCCGGTGTCATGTTCAAGGACCTGATGCCGTTGTTCGCCGACGGCGACGCGTTCCGCGAGGTGATCGACGGCATCATCGCGTACCACGGGCGGGACTCGTTCGACGTCGTGGTCGGCATCGAGGCGCGGGGGTTCGTGGTCGCGGCGGCCATCGCGTACGCGACCGGGATCGGCGTGGTGCCGGTGCGCAAGGCCGGCAAGCTGCCCCGTCCGGCCTATTCGGCCTCCTACGCCCTGGAGTACGGCGAGGCCACGCTGGAGGTGCACGAGGACGCGTTCACCGCCGGGCACCGGGTGCTGGTGGTCGACGACGTGCTGGCCACCGGGGGCACCGCCGAGGCGACGCTGGACCTGGTGGAGCGGGCCGGCGGGACCGTGGCCGGCTTCACCGTCCTGCTGGAGCTGGCGCTCCTCGGCGGCCGGGAGCGGCTGGCACCGCGTCCGGTCCATGCCCTGTTGACCGTCTGA
- the secF gene encoding protein translocase subunit SecF, which yields MAKSGLASRLYRGEAGLDIIGRRKVWFGVALGLILLSVLSFGLRGFTLGIEFAGGNSFQIPASVGTLDQTELKVGEALETAGGDAEVVTTQKVGGPGGDFYEVRTTQLDTEQANAVKVQIAEEFGIDAATISGNQVSEAWGSQVTSRALLGLFVFIAVVLVYLILRFEWRMAVAAVSSLIVNLILTAGIYSLVGFEVTPSTVIGFLTILGFALYDVVVVFDKVQENTRGITANNNQTYGEAANLAINQSLMRSLNTSVVALLPVGGLLFIGAGLLGAGTLKDLGLVLFVGMAVAFLTSILLATPLLVLLKNYDPRIQAHNKRVLSRRGAIARGEVTPKGTAPRTDESDDEPVDPESAELAGAAPRVGARPAGKRPTGARGGRPAGGGGNRPGGGKRR from the coding sequence ATGGCAAAGAGTGGTCTCGCGAGCCGCCTCTACCGCGGCGAGGCCGGCCTCGACATCATCGGCCGGCGCAAGGTCTGGTTCGGCGTCGCGCTCGGGCTGATCCTGCTGTCCGTGCTCAGCTTCGGGCTGCGCGGCTTCACCCTCGGCATCGAGTTCGCCGGTGGCAACTCGTTCCAGATCCCGGCCAGCGTCGGCACCCTGGACCAGACCGAGTTGAAGGTCGGGGAGGCCCTGGAGACGGCCGGCGGCGACGCCGAGGTGGTCACCACGCAGAAGGTCGGCGGCCCCGGCGGCGACTTCTACGAGGTGCGCACCACCCAGCTCGACACCGAGCAGGCCAACGCCGTCAAGGTCCAGATCGCCGAGGAGTTCGGCATCGACGCCGCCACCATCAGCGGCAACCAGGTCAGCGAGGCGTGGGGCAGCCAGGTCACCTCCCGGGCGCTGCTCGGCCTGTTCGTCTTCATCGCGGTGGTGCTGGTCTACCTGATCCTGCGCTTCGAGTGGCGGATGGCGGTCGCCGCGGTCTCCTCGCTGATCGTGAACCTGATCCTCACCGCCGGCATCTACTCGTTGGTCGGCTTCGAGGTCACCCCGTCGACGGTCATCGGCTTCCTCACGATCCTGGGCTTCGCGCTCTACGACGTGGTGGTGGTCTTCGACAAGGTGCAGGAGAACACCCGAGGCATCACCGCCAACAACAACCAGACGTACGGCGAGGCCGCCAACCTGGCGATCAACCAGAGCCTCATGCGGTCGCTGAACACCTCGGTGGTCGCGCTGCTGCCGGTCGGTGGTCTGCTCTTCATCGGTGCCGGCCTGCTCGGCGCGGGCACCCTGAAGGACCTCGGCCTGGTGCTCTTCGTCGGTATGGCGGTGGCGTTCCTGACCTCGATCCTGCTGGCCACGCCACTGCTGGTGCTGCTGAAGAACTACGACCCGCGGATCCAGGCACACAACAAGCGGGTGCTGTCCCGCCGGGGCGCGATCGCCCGTGGCGAGGTCACCCCGAAGGGCACCGCCCCCCGCACCGACGAGTCCGACGACGAGCCGGTCGACCCGGAGTCGGCCGAACTGGCCGGCGCCGCGCCGAGGGTGGGCGCCCGACCGGCCGGAAAGCGGCCGACCGGGGCCCGGGGCGGCCGACCGGCCGGCGGCGGTGGCAACCGGCCGGGTGGCGGCAAGCGGCGCTGA
- the secD gene encoding protein translocase subunit SecD, whose translation MAPPQGQMRPGRQLAVLGLIFVVLYLLVFFAGGASGGLKERLEPKLGLDLVGGTRLTLEATNSVDGRPPTAENLEEARQIIESRVNAFGVAEAEVVTEGNRNIVISLPGENRDLTEVGSAAELRFRKVLKAADGSGATAAPAPAPSPSGSAAPAPSGSAVPSGSAAPSGSAGPKVTPSATGGQGGMAPAPSASASASPSATPSSGAATPTPSASEEPVPQSVEDQRKAVEQKVGAPAWAAASGLQAPADLTADPSLAEKLKPFATLEPREVAVLPATMQFNVPQISCAQLDKRPPASISAPDQQVVACEDGAAKYLLDQAKVLGTDVKGASGVMDQTSQWVVSLDFTGDGQTKWTNLTREAFNNEAQACDATALGQDGKCRVAVVLDNEIVSSPEIQGVLTGNSQITGNFNQRDANTLAGQLRYGALPVTFEEQEQQNVTATLGASHLRAGLLAAGIGMLLVIIYSFFYYRLLGSVIFLSLILSALLVFGALVVLGRQIGFTLTLAGIAGMIVSLGVAADSFVIYFERLKDEIREGRSPRSAVPRAWIRARRTIISANAITLMSAVVLYVVSVGTVKGFAFALGLATVLDLVVVFLFRHPIMTMFARTSAFMSPRVSGLGRALPPRTVEPTTSRNPRAKEA comes from the coding sequence GTGGCACCACCTCAGGGACAGATGCGCCCCGGACGGCAGTTGGCCGTGCTCGGGCTCATCTTTGTCGTCCTCTATCTTTTGGTGTTCTTCGCGGGCGGCGCCAGCGGCGGCTTGAAGGAACGGCTCGAGCCCAAGCTCGGTCTGGACCTCGTCGGCGGCACCCGACTGACGCTGGAGGCGACCAACAGCGTCGACGGCCGGCCCCCCACGGCGGAGAACCTCGAAGAGGCCCGCCAGATCATCGAGAGCCGGGTCAACGCCTTCGGCGTCGCCGAGGCCGAGGTGGTCACCGAGGGCAACCGCAACATCGTGATCTCCCTGCCCGGTGAGAACCGCGACCTGACCGAGGTGGGCAGCGCCGCCGAGCTGCGCTTCCGCAAGGTGCTCAAGGCGGCCGACGGCAGCGGCGCGACCGCCGCCCCGGCGCCCGCCCCGAGCCCGTCGGGCAGCGCGGCACCGGCCCCCTCGGGCAGCGCCGTCCCCTCGGGCAGCGCCGCCCCGTCGGGCAGCGCCGGGCCGAAGGTGACCCCGTCGGCGACCGGTGGTCAGGGCGGGATGGCCCCGGCCCCGAGCGCCAGCGCGTCGGCCTCGCCGAGCGCCACCCCCTCGTCCGGCGCCGCGACCCCGACGCCGAGCGCCAGCGAGGAGCCGGTGCCGCAGAGCGTCGAGGACCAGCGCAAGGCCGTCGAGCAGAAGGTCGGCGCCCCCGCCTGGGCCGCCGCGAGCGGGCTCCAGGCCCCGGCCGACCTGACCGCCGACCCGTCGCTGGCCGAGAAGCTCAAGCCGTTCGCCACCCTGGAGCCGCGCGAGGTCGCGGTGCTGCCGGCGACGATGCAGTTCAACGTGCCGCAGATCAGCTGCGCCCAGCTCGACAAGCGCCCCCCGGCGTCGATCTCCGCCCCCGACCAGCAGGTGGTGGCCTGCGAGGACGGCGCCGCGAAGTACCTGCTCGACCAGGCGAAGGTGCTCGGCACCGACGTGAAGGGCGCCAGTGGGGTGATGGACCAGACCAGCCAGTGGGTGGTCAGCCTCGACTTCACGGGCGACGGCCAGACGAAGTGGACCAACCTGACCCGCGAGGCGTTCAACAACGAGGCCCAGGCCTGCGACGCCACCGCCCTCGGCCAGGACGGCAAGTGCCGGGTGGCCGTCGTGCTGGACAACGAGATCGTCTCCTCGCCCGAGATCCAGGGTGTGCTGACGGGCAACTCGCAGATCACCGGCAACTTCAACCAGCGTGACGCCAACACGCTGGCCGGTCAGCTGCGTTACGGCGCGCTGCCGGTGACCTTCGAGGAGCAGGAGCAACAGAACGTCACCGCCACCCTGGGCGCCAGCCACCTGCGGGCCGGCCTGCTCGCGGCGGGCATCGGCATGCTGCTGGTCATCATCTACTCGTTCTTCTACTACCGCCTGCTCGGCTCGGTCATCTTCCTGAGCCTGATCCTCTCGGCGCTGCTGGTCTTCGGCGCGCTGGTGGTGCTCGGCCGGCAGATCGGCTTCACCCTCACCCTCGCCGGCATCGCCGGCATGATCGTCTCACTCGGTGTGGCGGCGGACTCCTTCGTCATCTACTTCGAACGACTGAAGGACGAGATCCGGGAGGGGCGTAGCCCGCGCAGCGCGGTGCCGCGCGCCTGGATCCGGGCCCGCCGCACGATCATCTCGGCCAACGCGATCACGCTGATGTCGGCGGTGGTGCTCTACGTGGTCTCGGTCGGAACGGTGAAGGGCTTCGCCTTCGCCCTCGGCCTGGCCACGGTGCTGGACCTCGTCGTGGTCTTCCTCTTCCGACACCCGATCATGACGATGTTCGCCCGCACTTCCGCGTTCATGTCCCCGCGGGTCAGCGGTCTCGGGCGGGCGCTGCCACCCCGGACGGTCGAGCCGACCACGTCCCGCAACCCGCGCGCCAAGGAGGCCTGA
- the yajC gene encoding preprotein translocase subunit YajC: MLYAAEGGGGAGSLTPILMIALLFGVMYFMMIRPQQKRRREATSMQSSLAPGDEVVTIGGLYGTVTGVDDDTVLLEVAPGVQTRYARPAIARVVSQAERPAEPVAEDADVVKE; this comes from the coding sequence GTGCTTTACGCAGCAGAGGGCGGCGGGGGTGCCGGCAGCCTGACGCCGATCCTCATGATCGCTCTGCTCTTCGGCGTCATGTATTTCATGATGATCCGCCCCCAGCAGAAGCGCCGCCGTGAGGCGACGTCCATGCAGTCCTCCCTCGCCCCCGGCGACGAGGTGGTCACCATCGGTGGGCTCTACGGCACGGTCACCGGCGTGGACGACGACACCGTCCTGCTCGAGGTCGCGCCCGGTGTGCAGACCCGGTACGCCCGTCCGGCCATCGCCCGGGTGGTCAGCCAGGCGGAACGCCCCGCCGAGCCGGTCGCCGAGGACGCGGACGTCGTCAAGGAGTGA
- the ruvB gene encoding Holliday junction branch migration DNA helicase RuvB: MTGPDNGLVSAYVHDADLDAEATVRPKRLEEFIAQHRVRDQLDLLLQGAMRRGSPPDHILLSGPPGLGKTTLANIVAAELGSGIRVTSGPVIERSGDLAAILTSLTEGDVLFIDEIHRIAKPAEELLYSAMEDFRVDVIVGKGPGATAIPLDVEPFTLVGATTRSGLLTGPMRDRFGFVAHLDFYSPADLEVLLRRSARILGVPITDEGAAEVAGRSRGTPRIANRLLRRVRDFAEVRADGVVTLETARAALKVYDVDALGLDRLDRAVLTALVDSFRGGPVGLSTLAVAVGEQPDTVEEVCEPFLVRAGLLARTPRGRVATEAAWRHLGRTPPNGTFGMDTPPVPDLFSMDADQP, translated from the coding sequence ATGACCGGCCCCGACAACGGCCTGGTCTCCGCCTACGTGCACGACGCCGACCTGGACGCGGAGGCCACCGTCCGGCCGAAGCGGCTGGAGGAGTTCATCGCCCAGCACCGGGTCCGCGACCAGCTCGACCTGCTGCTCCAGGGCGCGATGCGGCGCGGCTCCCCGCCCGACCACATCCTGCTGTCGGGCCCGCCCGGGCTCGGGAAGACCACCCTGGCCAACATCGTCGCCGCCGAGCTGGGCTCGGGCATCCGGGTGACCAGCGGCCCGGTGATCGAGCGCTCGGGCGACCTGGCGGCGATCCTGACCAGCCTCACCGAGGGCGACGTGCTCTTCATCGACGAGATCCACCGGATCGCCAAGCCGGCGGAGGAGTTGCTCTACAGCGCGATGGAAGACTTCCGGGTCGACGTGATCGTCGGCAAGGGCCCGGGCGCGACGGCGATCCCGTTGGACGTCGAGCCGTTCACCCTGGTCGGCGCGACCACCCGCTCCGGGCTGCTCACCGGGCCGATGCGCGACCGGTTCGGCTTCGTCGCGCACCTCGACTTCTACTCGCCGGCCGACCTGGAGGTGCTGCTGCGCCGCTCCGCCCGGATCCTCGGCGTGCCGATCACCGACGAGGGCGCCGCCGAGGTCGCCGGCCGCTCCCGGGGAACGCCCCGGATCGCCAACCGGCTGCTGCGCCGGGTCCGCGACTTCGCCGAGGTCCGGGCCGACGGCGTGGTCACCCTGGAGACCGCCCGGGCCGCCCTGAAGGTGTACGACGTCGACGCGCTGGGTCTGGACCGGCTGGACCGGGCGGTGCTGACCGCGCTGGTCGACTCCTTCCGGGGTGGGCCGGTCGGCCTGTCCACGCTGGCCGTGGCGGTGGGGGAACAGCCGGACACGGTCGAGGAGGTCTGCGAGCCGTTCCTGGTCCGGGCCGGTCTGCTGGCCCGTACGCCGCGCGGCCGGGTCGCCACCGAGGCCGCCTGGCGGCACCTGGGCCGTACGCCGCCGAATGGTACATTTGGTATGGATACCCCTCCCGTGCCCGATCTGTTCTCGATGGACGCCGATCAGCCGTGA